One part of the Sphingobacterium sp. LZ7M1 genome encodes these proteins:
- the pssA gene encoding CDP-diacylglycerol--serine O-phosphatidyltransferase, whose amino-acid sequence MKKYIPNTITSLNLFSGCIGTVMVLNQEYMLAFYCVLASGIFDFFDGMSARALHVKSLIGKELDSLADVISFGFLPGAIIFTLLKDTSSNEYLPYLGFIITVFSALRLAKFNIDTRQSTDFIGVNTPMNTFFIVSLPFILQDYPALKNTWLLLGIAILTSLLLVSEIKLFSMKLSSLSWVVNKYKYLFLIISVVLLVILKFLALPIILVLYIVFSKIHFASEKEISEV is encoded by the coding sequence ATGAAGAAATACATTCCAAATACGATCACTTCCCTAAACCTCTTTTCAGGTTGCATCGGTACTGTCATGGTCCTGAACCAAGAGTATATGTTGGCTTTTTACTGTGTATTAGCTTCGGGTATTTTTGACTTTTTCGATGGTATGTCAGCTAGAGCATTGCATGTCAAATCGTTGATTGGAAAGGAATTGGACTCCTTGGCTGATGTGATTAGTTTTGGGTTTTTACCGGGAGCCATAATCTTTACACTACTAAAAGATACCAGTTCGAACGAATACCTTCCTTATCTAGGTTTTATCATTACCGTATTTTCGGCTTTAAGATTGGCAAAATTCAATATTGATACGAGACAGAGCACGGATTTCATCGGTGTGAATACGCCAATGAATACCTTTTTTATTGTTTCCTTGCCTTTTATCCTCCAAGATTATCCTGCCTTAAAGAACACTTGGCTTTTATTGGGCATAGCTATCCTGACCAGTTTGCTATTGGTGTCGGAAATAAAGTTGTTCTCTATGAAACTGAGCAGTTTGAGTTGGGTTGTCAATAAATACAAATACCTTTTCCTGATTATCAGCGTCGTGTTATTGGTAATCCTGAAGTTTTTAGCTTTGCCAATTATCTTGGTTCTTTATATTGTTTTCTCAAAAATACATTTTGCCTCCGAGAAAGAAATTAGTGAAGTTTAG
- a CDS encoding metal-dependent hydrolase — MKATYYGQSCVEFDFDGTKVLMDPFISYNPLAKAVDISKINPDYIFLSHGHQDHVADMFSIQQQSGATVATIVETAAWVRKQGVPDDKVIEYNLGGTLNLPFGKVKMVYAAHSNSTPDGAYAGFPVGYVFFLKDKTIYFAGDTALTMEMKLLERHKIDWALLPIGGHYTMDVDDAVIAAEFVNCNNVIGMHYDSFPPITINHEEAKKKFNESEVYLALPKIGESVEL, encoded by the coding sequence ATGAAAGCAACATATTACGGACAGTCATGTGTGGAGTTTGATTTTGATGGGACCAAGGTTTTGATGGATCCATTCATCAGTTATAATCCTTTGGCGAAGGCTGTGGATATCAGTAAGATCAATCCTGATTACATTTTCCTGAGCCATGGCCATCAAGACCATGTGGCCGACATGTTCAGTATCCAACAACAAAGTGGGGCCACTGTTGCAACCATTGTAGAAACAGCTGCATGGGTGAGAAAACAAGGTGTACCCGATGATAAAGTAATCGAATATAATCTGGGTGGAACCTTGAACCTTCCTTTTGGGAAGGTGAAGATGGTTTATGCCGCACATAGCAATAGCACTCCAGATGGTGCTTATGCAGGTTTTCCGGTAGGTTATGTGTTCTTTTTGAAAGACAAAACCATTTATTTTGCTGGAGATACCGCATTGACCATGGAAATGAAGTTATTGGAACGCCATAAGATTGATTGGGCCTTGTTGCCTATTGGTGGCCATTATACCATGGATGTGGATGATGCCGTGATTGCAGCTGAATTTGTGAACTGCAATAATGTGATCGGAATGCATTATGATTCTTTTCCTCCAATTACGATTAATCATGAGGAAGCAAAGAAGAAGTTTAACGAGTCAGAGGTGTACTTGGCCTTGCCAAAGATCGGTGAGTCGGTAGAGCTCTAA
- the mgtE gene encoding magnesium transporter — protein MEELAMLVAHVEQLIERGDHTELADYLNELNISDVEELIDELPEYGPLFLETLSLKRAVNVFRILDFPTQERILKKLPASKIRELLNEMPPDDRTSFFSELKGDVVKRLIILLTPEERKEALSLLGYPEDSVGRLMTPDYITVKEHWTMPRVLDHIRRYGSASETIDVLYVIDSDGKLIDDVRIKDILLAEPDKVIADLIDNRLISLHADDPQEEAVTIFRMNNRVALPVVDEQDIMLGIVTIDDILWVANEEYTEDMQRIGGTEALDEPYLDVSIFHLVKKRAGWLIVLFLGQLLTFNVLQHYEAKFTTVLVLLMPVIMSSGGNSGSQASTLIIQAMAMGEVTLRDWWMVMKREILSGLLLGIILGVLGFMRIGVEEVFKDTYGDAWYLYGAAIGSSLVGVVLWGSLVGAMLPFILRRFGADPASSSAPFVSTIVDVTGLVIYFSFATYILRDVLFN, from the coding sequence ATGGAAGAATTAGCAATGCTTGTAGCACATGTTGAGCAATTGATTGAACGTGGAGATCATACTGAGCTTGCGGATTATTTGAACGAACTAAATATTTCGGATGTTGAAGAATTGATTGATGAGCTTCCTGAATATGGCCCCCTGTTTTTAGAAACTTTAAGTCTTAAAAGAGCGGTCAATGTGTTCCGTATTTTAGACTTCCCCACCCAAGAAAGAATTCTCAAAAAATTACCGGCTTCCAAGATCCGAGAGCTCTTAAACGAGATGCCTCCGGATGACCGTACTTCCTTCTTTTCGGAACTGAAAGGTGATGTTGTAAAAAGGCTCATTATTCTGTTGACTCCCGAAGAGAGAAAGGAAGCACTGTCCTTGCTTGGCTACCCTGAAGATTCGGTAGGACGTTTGATGACTCCGGACTACATAACAGTCAAGGAACATTGGACCATGCCTCGCGTGTTGGATCACATCCGTCGATACGGTTCGGCTTCTGAAACGATTGATGTCTTGTATGTGATCGACTCGGATGGGAAGCTGATCGATGACGTTCGGATCAAGGACATTCTTCTGGCGGAGCCAGATAAGGTAATTGCAGACTTGATCGACAACCGCTTGATCTCTTTGCATGCCGATGACCCGCAAGAAGAGGCCGTGACTATTTTCCGTATGAACAATCGAGTGGCCCTTCCGGTGGTGGATGAACAGGATATCATGTTGGGTATTGTGACGATCGATGATATCTTATGGGTGGCCAATGAAGAGTATACCGAAGACATGCAGCGTATCGGGGGTACCGAGGCCTTAGATGAGCCTTATTTGGATGTTTCGATCTTTCACCTAGTGAAGAAAAGAGCAGGATGGCTTATCGTGCTGTTTTTAGGCCAGCTGTTGACTTTTAATGTCCTTCAGCACTACGAGGCCAAGTTCACTACCGTTCTTGTCTTGTTGATGCCTGTAATCATGTCTAGCGGGGGGAACTCCGGTTCTCAAGCATCCACCCTGATCATTCAAGCGATGGCGATGGGTGAAGTGACCCTTCGGGATTGGTGGATGGTTATGAAGCGTGAAATCCTTTCGGGTTTGCTGCTTGGGATAATCTTAGGTGTTTTAGGTTTCATGAGAATTGGGGTTGAGGAAGTGTTCAAGGATACCTATGGTGATGCATGGTACCTGTATGGCGCGGCAATCGGGAGTTCTTTGGTCGGTGTGGTTCTTTGGGGATCATTGGTCGGGGCGATGTTGCCATTCATACTTCGTAGGTTTGGAGCGGATCCAGCGAGTTCATCAGCTCCCTTTGTGTCGACTATTGTCGATGTAACGGGCTTAGTGATCTACTTTAGCTTCGCGACGTATATCCTGCGAGATGTTCTGTTTAATTAA
- a CDS encoding MFS transporter — MNNQQTNTNYPALYTLIVVFFFWGFIAAGNSVFIPFCKNYFHLDQFQSQLIDFAFYSAYYIGALLLFIFGTISGKDLVGKWGYKRSIVYGLLFSALGAAAMIVAVEVNVYTGMLIGLFIVALGFSLQQTAANPFAVLLGDPKTGASRVNLGGGINSFGTTIGPLIVGFALFGTFETISDAEIANLPLNKVVYLYIGVGLLFVLAAGLFHFSKKVPAGFNLEQMEPANKARTTLIIMTILLLCAFIPVFTSYKSDTALHILDLKEQAANNNNQELLAQIKDLSHGLEIKRMLWLLGALAVIVFGLLFSYNSAKKNPEGWGAMKYPQLVLGMLALFIYVGIEVAIGSNLGELLTLEEFGNLQSSQITPYVSMYWGGMMIGRWAGAITAFNLTKSKKKLLTIIVPVIAFTIIIGVNSLAGFDMSVLYYFIICVALQIAAFFLSKEKPVRTLIIFGTFGLLAMIVGLMTSGTVAIYSFLAGGLACSIMWGSIFSLSIVGLGKYTEQGSAFLVMMILGGGIIPPIQGKLSDIIGIHNSYIVPAVGFIYIIVFAVLVRKFLSKQGIAIDEIEAEGAH, encoded by the coding sequence ATGAATAACCAACAAACAAACACCAATTACCCAGCTCTTTACACCTTAATCGTGGTGTTTTTTTTCTGGGGATTTATCGCAGCTGGAAACAGTGTATTTATTCCGTTCTGTAAAAATTACTTTCACTTAGATCAATTTCAATCTCAACTTATTGATTTTGCTTTTTACTCGGCCTACTACATTGGCGCTCTTCTTCTCTTTATTTTCGGAACCATTTCTGGAAAAGACCTCGTAGGAAAATGGGGCTACAAGCGAAGTATAGTCTATGGCCTTTTGTTCTCGGCATTAGGTGCCGCAGCAATGATCGTCGCTGTAGAAGTCAATGTGTACACGGGAATGTTAATAGGTCTATTTATTGTTGCATTAGGTTTCTCCTTGCAGCAAACCGCAGCAAACCCATTTGCAGTGCTATTGGGCGACCCTAAAACTGGGGCATCTCGGGTGAACCTGGGGGGCGGTATCAACTCTTTCGGTACCACTATCGGACCATTGATCGTTGGATTTGCACTATTTGGTACCTTCGAAACCATTTCCGATGCTGAAATCGCTAACCTTCCCCTAAACAAAGTCGTATACCTTTATATAGGTGTGGGTCTTCTTTTCGTATTGGCAGCTGGTTTATTCCATTTCTCTAAGAAAGTTCCGGCAGGTTTCAACCTGGAACAGATGGAACCCGCTAACAAGGCGAGGACAACATTGATCATTATGACCATTTTGTTGCTATGTGCTTTTATCCCTGTATTTACCAGTTACAAATCTGACACTGCCCTTCATATCCTAGACCTAAAGGAACAAGCGGCTAACAACAATAACCAAGAGCTTTTAGCACAGATTAAAGACCTTTCACATGGTTTGGAAATCAAACGTATGCTATGGTTACTGGGTGCTTTGGCCGTAATTGTTTTCGGTCTTTTGTTCTCTTATAATAGTGCCAAGAAAAATCCTGAAGGTTGGGGAGCCATGAAATATCCACAATTGGTTTTGGGTATGTTGGCCTTATTTATCTATGTAGGGATTGAAGTTGCTATCGGTAGTAACCTAGGTGAACTTTTGACTTTGGAAGAATTCGGCAACCTGCAATCTTCGCAGATTACTCCATACGTTTCCATGTACTGGGGCGGTATGATGATCGGTCGATGGGCAGGCGCGATTACAGCGTTCAACTTGACAAAATCTAAGAAAAAATTACTGACTATCATCGTTCCTGTCATAGCTTTCACCATTATTATCGGGGTGAATTCACTTGCTGGATTCGACATGTCCGTTCTATACTATTTCATTATCTGTGTGGCATTACAGATCGCTGCATTCTTCTTGAGTAAAGAAAAACCTGTCCGTACCTTGATCATTTTCGGAACTTTCGGGCTATTGGCCATGATCGTTGGTTTGATGACATCAGGCACGGTAGCAATCTACTCCTTCCTAGCTGGAGGTTTAGCTTGTTCTATCATGTGGGGTTCCATCTTTAGTCTTTCGATCGTAGGATTAGGAAAATACACCGAACAAGGTTCGGCATTCTTGGTGATGATGATTTTAGGTGGTGGTATCATCCCTCCTATCCAAGGAAAGCTTTCGGATATCATTGGTATTCACAACTCTTACATTGTTCCAGCGGTTGGTTTTATCTACATCATCGTCTTTGCGGTACTGGTTCGCAAATTCTTGTCTAAACAAGGAATTGCAATTGACGAAATTGAAGCCGAAGGAGCTCACTAA
- the sppA gene encoding signal peptide peptidase SppA, with the protein MRSFFKYVLATITGIIISSILMFFILMGIIGMMISSVGSKSETVTASNSVLLIDLNHAITEKTEANPFEGLDIPGYSGSKSIGLNDIVSKIKAAKTDNNIKGIYLNVTSVGTGFATMKAIREALLDFKTSDKFIVAYSDVMSQKGYYLNSVANEVYLHPQGNLDFRGLATSVMFYKEALDKLGIDMQVLKVGTYKSAVEPFILNSMSEANKEQVNSYLSSIYGTFLNDISAVKKISTDSLKSIANGYLIREAEDAKKYGFVTDLLYKDQVISKIKDKLGIDAKKNIPVVSLLDYNNKASAGEAGGDRIAVLYAYGEIIDGEGIEGQIGGDKLSRELRELRQDDKVKAIVMRVNSPGGSALASESIWREVDLTKKVKPVVVSMGDYAASGGYYISAAADSIFADPTTLTGSIGVFGLIPSFQKLFNDKLGIHFDAVKTSKFADMDVDMDRPLSEEEKGIIQGGVNKIYQVFLKRVADGRKMQVADVDSIGQGRVWTGEQAVKLKLVDRLATLDQAIVAAAKKAKIENYRVSEYPRAKDPFASIWSTSRDKIKMWMLEDEMGDYVKYLTELKRISQQSGVQARIPYLVEIY; encoded by the coding sequence ATGAGATCATTTTTTAAATACGTACTTGCGACCATTACAGGTATTATTATCAGTAGTATATTAATGTTTTTTATCCTGATGGGAATCATTGGGATGATGATCAGTTCGGTGGGCAGTAAGAGTGAAACTGTAACAGCTAGCAACTCTGTTCTGTTAATCGACCTAAATCATGCAATCACAGAAAAAACAGAAGCAAATCCATTTGAAGGTCTGGATATCCCGGGCTATTCGGGGTCTAAATCCATTGGATTGAATGATATCGTTTCAAAGATAAAAGCAGCAAAAACAGACAATAACATCAAGGGAATCTATCTTAATGTGACAAGTGTGGGGACTGGCTTCGCAACGATGAAAGCCATTCGTGAGGCACTTTTGGACTTTAAGACTTCGGATAAGTTTATTGTAGCCTATAGTGACGTGATGAGCCAAAAAGGCTATTACCTGAACTCTGTGGCTAATGAGGTTTATTTGCATCCACAAGGGAACCTTGATTTCAGAGGGTTGGCTACTTCGGTCATGTTTTATAAAGAGGCATTGGATAAATTGGGAATCGATATGCAAGTCCTCAAAGTTGGAACTTATAAAAGTGCGGTTGAACCTTTTATCCTCAATAGTATGAGCGAGGCGAATAAGGAGCAGGTGAATTCTTATCTAAGCAGTATTTATGGTACTTTCCTGAACGATATTTCGGCTGTTAAAAAGATATCTACAGATAGCTTAAAAAGCATTGCAAACGGTTATTTGATCCGTGAAGCGGAAGATGCCAAGAAATATGGATTTGTTACCGATCTGTTGTACAAAGATCAAGTGATTTCTAAAATCAAGGACAAGTTGGGTATTGATGCGAAAAAAAATATTCCAGTAGTTTCCTTATTAGATTATAATAACAAAGCAAGTGCTGGCGAAGCAGGTGGCGACCGTATAGCTGTATTATATGCCTATGGAGAGATCATTGATGGTGAAGGGATAGAAGGACAGATTGGTGGAGATAAATTGTCTAGGGAATTACGGGAATTGAGACAGGATGATAAGGTTAAGGCTATTGTGATGCGCGTAAATTCTCCGGGAGGTTCTGCCTTGGCTTCGGAATCCATCTGGAGAGAGGTCGATCTAACAAAGAAAGTGAAACCTGTAGTAGTATCCATGGGTGATTATGCTGCTTCTGGAGGTTATTATATCTCGGCTGCAGCGGATTCTATCTTTGCCGATCCAACAACCCTAACAGGTTCAATTGGTGTATTCGGATTGATTCCTAGTTTCCAAAAATTATTCAATGATAAATTAGGCATCCATTTCGATGCGGTGAAGACTTCTAAGTTTGCTGATATGGATGTGGATATGGACAGACCATTGTCGGAAGAGGAAAAAGGAATCATTCAGGGTGGCGTTAATAAGATTTACCAAGTATTCCTGAAGCGAGTGGCTGATGGAAGGAAAATGCAAGTAGCAGATGTTGACAGCATTGGTCAAGGCCGAGTGTGGACCGGTGAACAAGCTGTGAAATTGAAATTGGTGGACCGTTTAGCGACCTTGGACCAAGCCATTGTTGCGGCTGCTAAGAAAGCAAAAATCGAGAATTATAGAGTTTCGGAGTATCCAAGAGCGAAAGATCCTTTTGCTTCGATATGGTCTACTTCGAGGGATAAAATAAAAATGTGGATGCTAGAAGATGAGATGGGGGACTACGTAAAATATTTGACTGAACTGAAAAGGATCAGTCAGCAATCGGGTGTGCAGGCTAGGATTCCATATCTGGTAGAGATATATTAA
- the pgk gene encoding phosphoglycerate kinase, translated as MKTIDDLNFNGKKALIRVDFNVPLDENFNITDDNRIQGALPTIKKILKDGGSVILMSHLGRPKEGPTDKYSLKHIVKHLSEVLGVDVQFADDCIGSDAVEKAKNLQAGQVLLLENLRFYKEEEKGDRDFAKKLAELGDVYVNDAFGTAHRAHASTAIIAEFFPNNKYFGYLMAKEIENAEKVLNKPERPFTAIMGGAKVSDKLELIEALLDKVDNLIIGGGMAYTFVKARGGEIGQSLVELDKLDLANELVKKADEKGVNLVLPTDAQIADRFANDANVYDGPNDEIPADKQGLDIGPESSEHFKDVIMASNTLLWNGPMGVFEMDTFAKGTRAVANAVVAATERGAFSLIGGGDSAAAVSKFGMTEHVSYVSTGGGALLEYMEGKTLPGVKAILD; from the coding sequence ATGAAAACTATCGACGATTTAAATTTCAACGGGAAGAAAGCTTTAATAAGAGTTGATTTCAATGTTCCTTTAGATGAGAACTTCAACATTACTGATGACAACCGTATTCAAGGTGCGCTGCCTACTATTAAAAAGATCTTAAAAGACGGAGGTTCCGTTATTTTGATGTCCCACTTAGGAAGACCAAAAGAAGGACCTACCGACAAATATTCACTTAAACATATTGTAAAGCACTTATCTGAGGTATTAGGTGTTGATGTACAATTTGCAGATGACTGTATTGGTTCTGATGCTGTGGAGAAGGCAAAGAATTTGCAGGCAGGTCAAGTTTTATTGTTAGAGAACCTAAGGTTCTACAAAGAAGAAGAAAAAGGAGACCGTGATTTTGCTAAGAAATTAGCTGAATTGGGTGATGTCTATGTTAATGATGCATTTGGTACTGCGCACAGAGCTCATGCTTCTACGGCTATTATTGCTGAATTTTTCCCTAACAACAAGTACTTTGGTTACTTAATGGCGAAGGAAATTGAAAATGCGGAGAAAGTATTGAATAAACCTGAACGTCCATTTACAGCTATTATGGGTGGAGCTAAGGTTTCTGATAAATTGGAATTGATTGAGGCCTTATTGGACAAAGTTGACAATTTGATCATTGGTGGTGGTATGGCTTATACGTTTGTAAAGGCGCGCGGTGGTGAAATTGGTCAATCTTTGGTTGAGCTAGATAAATTGGATTTGGCAAATGAATTAGTGAAAAAAGCGGATGAAAAAGGCGTGAACTTGGTTCTTCCAACTGATGCTCAGATTGCTGACCGTTTTGCAAATGATGCCAATGTTTATGATGGTCCTAATGATGAGATTCCTGCTGATAAGCAAGGTTTGGATATAGGTCCTGAGTCCTCTGAGCATTTTAAAGATGTGATCATGGCTTCAAATACCTTGTTGTGGAATGGTCCAATGGGTGTATTTGAGATGGATACTTTTGCTAAAGGTACTCGTGCGGTTGCAAATGCAGTTGTTGCAGCAACAGAGCGCGGTGCATTCTCATTGATCGGTGGTGGTGACTCAGCTGCTGCGGTATCTAAATTTGGAATGACAGAACATGTTAGCTATGTTAGTACTGGTGGTGGTGCTTTGTTAGAATACATGGAAGGTAAGACACTTCCAGGTGTTAAAGCTATTTTAGACTAA
- the folK gene encoding 2-amino-4-hydroxy-6-hydroxymethyldihydropteridine diphosphokinase, producing the protein MNKVYLLLGANIGNPNKQLEDAKVEIEDRIGKITRQSKIYESEAWGVENQPVFLNQVILLETDFSANKVLNEILKIEILLGRIRGQRWGSRIIDIDILYYNEDIIHTEDLQVPHPYIQERNFTLIPLVEIAADYSHPIFKKSNKELLEESTDQLNVKTI; encoded by the coding sequence ATGAATAAAGTTTACCTACTTTTAGGGGCAAATATTGGTAATCCCAACAAACAACTAGAAGACGCAAAGGTTGAAATTGAAGACAGAATTGGAAAAATCACACGGCAATCCAAAATTTATGAATCCGAAGCTTGGGGCGTAGAAAACCAACCGGTATTTTTGAACCAGGTGATCTTGTTGGAGACTGATTTCTCCGCAAATAAAGTCTTGAATGAAATCTTGAAGATTGAAATTCTTTTGGGCAGGATCCGTGGACAACGCTGGGGATCAAGGATCATCGATATTGACATTCTATACTATAACGAAGACATTATACATACCGAAGACCTTCAAGTCCCTCATCCATATATTCAAGAAAGAAACTTTACCCTGATACCCCTCGTAGAAATAGCTGCCGACTACTCCCACCCTATTTTTAAGAAATCTAACAAGGAATTGCTGGAAGAATCAACCGATCAACTGAATGTAAAAACAATCTAA
- the rho gene encoding transcription termination factor Rho — protein sequence MDINELNTKLVSELREIAKVLGIVDAEKLRKQELIDRISEIAKESQQEQTVEVSDADSDKANAERTRKRVRTVKAAEPVAVGRNRVAADDEETKMDFVSKPAAESTPTESTTTPSPEPSSKASTPTDFDNVIINEGVLEIMADGYGFLRSSDYNYLTSPDDIYVSQSQIKLFGLKTGDNVRGCIRPPKEGEKYFPLVRVEAINGQDPAEVRDRVPFDYLTPLFPDEKLNLDLGPSNYSTRIMDLFTPIGKGQRGLIVAQPKTGKTNLLKEVANAIAKNHPEVYLIILLIDERPEEVTDMARSVRAEVVSSTFDEPADRHVKIANIVLEKAKRMVECGHDVVILLDSITRLARAYNTVAPASGKILSGGVDANALHKPKRFFGAARNIENGGSLTILATALTETGSKMDEVIFEEFKGTGNMELQLDRKLSNKRIFPAIDLTASSTRRDDLLVDRDELQRLWVLRNHLADMNSQEAMEFLLTQMRGTKSNGEFLISMNG from the coding sequence ATGGATATTAATGAATTGAATACGAAGCTCGTGTCTGAATTGCGCGAGATTGCGAAAGTTCTAGGCATTGTTGATGCTGAAAAGCTTAGAAAACAAGAGTTAATTGATCGTATTTCTGAAATAGCCAAAGAGTCTCAGCAAGAGCAAACTGTAGAAGTTTCTGATGCTGATTCGGATAAAGCCAATGCAGAGCGAACAAGAAAAAGAGTGCGTACAGTGAAAGCTGCAGAACCTGTAGCAGTAGGTAGAAACAGAGTGGCAGCCGATGATGAGGAAACGAAAATGGATTTTGTTAGCAAACCAGCAGCAGAATCTACTCCCACAGAATCCACAACTACTCCTTCTCCTGAACCTTCTTCTAAAGCTTCCACTCCAACAGATTTTGACAACGTAATTATTAATGAAGGTGTATTGGAAATTATGGCCGATGGTTATGGTTTCTTAAGGTCTTCAGACTATAATTATTTGACATCTCCGGATGATATCTATGTTTCTCAATCACAGATCAAGTTATTTGGATTGAAAACTGGAGATAATGTAAGAGGATGTATCCGTCCTCCGAAAGAAGGCGAGAAATATTTTCCTTTGGTGAGAGTTGAGGCCATCAATGGTCAAGACCCAGCTGAAGTAAGAGACCGTGTTCCTTTTGATTATTTGACACCATTGTTCCCTGATGAGAAATTGAATTTGGATCTAGGTCCGAGCAACTACTCGACAAGGATTATGGATCTTTTCACTCCAATCGGTAAAGGACAACGTGGATTGATCGTTGCACAGCCTAAAACTGGTAAGACCAATTTATTGAAAGAGGTTGCCAATGCAATCGCCAAAAACCATCCTGAAGTTTACTTGATCATTTTATTGATCGATGAACGTCCAGAGGAGGTTACAGACATGGCAAGAAGCGTACGTGCAGAAGTTGTTTCATCGACTTTTGATGAGCCTGCTGACCGTCACGTGAAAATTGCCAACATCGTATTGGAAAAAGCAAAACGTATGGTAGAGTGTGGCCATGATGTGGTTATCTTATTGGATTCCATTACCAGGTTAGCACGTGCTTATAACACTGTTGCTCCAGCATCAGGAAAAATCCTTTCCGGTGGTGTGGATGCCAATGCACTTCATAAACCAAAACGTTTCTTCGGTGCAGCTAGAAATATCGAGAACGGTGGTTCATTGACGATTTTAGCTACAGCATTGACAGAGACAGGTTCTAAAATGGATGAGGTAATCTTTGAAGAATTCAAGGGTACAGGTAATATGGAGCTACAATTAGACCGTAAATTGTCTAACAAACGTATCTTCCCTGCCATCGATCTTACTGCATCTAGCACAAGACGTGATGACCTATTGGTTGACCGTGATGAATTGCAACGCCTATGGGTATTGAGAAACCACCTTGCCGACATGAACTCGCAAGAAGCAATGGAATTTTTGTTGACCCAAATGCGTGGAACTAAATCCAACGGAGAATTTTTAATTAGCATGAATGGCTAA
- a CDS encoding N-acetylglucosamine kinase, producing MIIIADGGSTKTNWCLLDDNNKKIYFNTEGYNPYFVDSEYIIASLKKGLPQDIPFEKISEVNYYGAGVHNEEKAKIVEDAIQAVFPNSKVEVGHDLLAAARALLGTNPGFAAILGTGTNTCIYDGKDITHNIDSAAYILGDEGSGSFIGKKLLVDFIRGLMPKDVAEAFFNAYKLTPDEIMDNVYTKPLANRFCASFSKFVYDNNVNIEYTRKIVDDAFEAFFNNLVSKYPDYQSYTFNCIGSVGYNFRNVLEEKATQYGMKVGKILRSPIDDLVQFHINRSKSVA from the coding sequence ATGATAATAATTGCAGATGGAGGGTCTACAAAAACAAACTGGTGTTTGCTAGATGATAACAACAAGAAGATTTACTTCAACACCGAGGGTTATAACCCATATTTTGTAGATAGCGAATACATTATTGCATCCCTTAAAAAAGGACTACCTCAAGATATTCCATTTGAAAAAATCAGCGAGGTAAATTATTATGGTGCTGGTGTACACAATGAAGAGAAGGCAAAAATTGTCGAAGATGCGATCCAGGCAGTGTTCCCAAATTCTAAAGTTGAAGTTGGTCACGACCTATTAGCTGCTGCACGCGCTTTATTAGGTACTAACCCTGGTTTTGCTGCAATCCTTGGAACGGGTACTAACACTTGTATATACGACGGAAAAGACATAACTCACAATATTGATTCAGCTGCCTACATCCTAGGTGACGAAGGTTCTGGTAGTTTCATCGGTAAGAAGCTTTTGGTAGATTTTATCAGAGGTCTAATGCCTAAGGATGTTGCTGAGGCATTCTTTAATGCTTACAAACTTACTCCTGATGAAATCATGGACAACGTATACACAAAACCTTTAGCTAACCGTTTCTGCGCTAGCTTCAGTAAATTTGTATACGACAATAACGTAAATATCGAATACACTCGCAAAATCGTTGACGATGCATTCGAAGCTTTCTTCAATAACCTTGTGAGCAAATACCCTGATTACCAATCTTACACTTTCAACTGTATCGGTTCTGTAGGTTACAACTTCAGAAACGTACTGGAAGAAAAAGCTACTCAATATGGAATGAAAGTTGGAAAAATCTTGCGTTCTCCTATTGACGATTTGGTACAGTTCCACATCAACAGATCAAAAAGCGTTGCTTAA
- a CDS encoding Hpt domain-containing protein has protein sequence MNHYSIINPASIQENMMNNIEVIKQMIPLYLGQGVEDFKALEVAIESQDHSDIKSKAHHIKPTMQYLGATDLRMKFQDLEDKAAGEEPMADILDLFENIKKDFHLAMAELEDYQTKLH, from the coding sequence ATGAACCATTATTCCATTATTAACCCCGCCTCTATCCAAGAGAACATGATGAATAACATCGAGGTCATCAAACAGATGATCCCTTTATATCTTGGTCAGGGAGTAGAAGATTTTAAGGCTTTAGAAGTCGCGATTGAATCTCAGGACCATTCAGACATCAAATCAAAAGCACATCATATCAAGCCGACCATGCAATACCTAGGTGCTACAGATTTAAGGATGAAGTTCCAGGATCTTGAGGACAAAGCTGCCGGCGAAGAACCGATGGCAGACATCCTGGATCTATTTGAAAATATCAAAAAGGATTTCCATTTAGCCATGGCTGAACTGGAAGATTATCAAACTAAACTTCACTAA